TGGACGACCCGCGGGCCCCGCGAGGTCGCGGAGTCGGGCCTGACAATCTTGGGCCTGACCGCGATGACGGATCCGCCGTGCCCGGACGTCGCGGACGCGGTCGCCGACTGCCGGCGCGCCGGCATCCGCATCGTCATAGTCAGCGGCGACCACCCGCTGACCGCCGAGGCGATTGCCCGGCAGGCTGGCATCGTCGCCGGCGGCGCACTGACCGTGGTCACCGGCGCCCGTCTGGAGGCGATGGACGAGCCGGCGCTGGACTCACTACTGGCGGCGCCGGGCGACCGGCTCGTCAGCCGGGTTACCCGGAGCACAAGCTGCGGGTGGTGGCCGCGCTGCGCCGCCGGGGCGAGGTCGTGGCGGTCACCGCCGACGGCGCCAACAACGCACCCGCGCTCAAGCACGTCGATATCGGCGTCGCGATGGGCGCGTGCGACACCGACGTCGCCCGCGAGGCGTCCGTCATTGTGCTGCTGGACGACTCCTTCGCGAGCATCGCCGCCGCGGTGCGGCTGGGCCGATCGGTGTACCACAACATCCGCAAGTTCCTCGTCTACGTCTTCAGCAGCGGGACGGCGGACACCGTCCTGCTGCTGGGGCTCGCCAAAGCCGAGGTTTCGCTGATCACGACGGTCATCACGAGCTGGTCGCGGAGTGCCGGCCGGGACCTCGCCGCCATACCGCCGCCGCCCGGCACGCTCGTGGCCGCGGTCGTCCGCGACGAGACCCCGCTCGCCGCCGGGCCGGGATTCCGCCTCCGTCCGGGAGACGAGCTGCTCATCGTCTCCGAGACGGCCGGCGAACAGGAGATCTAGGAAGGCTTCCAATAGGCGGCCGCGACGGGCAACGTCAGTCGATCCAGGGTGAGGTGACGCCGAACGTGGCGGCGATCTGTTTGACCTCGTCGGCAGTCAGACCTTCGGCCGGACTGCCGGCGATCAGGTTCATGTACTCGTAGCGGGCGGCGGTTTCGGCGTACTCGATGAGGTCGACCGCTCTGGTGATGGAGTGGTCAGAGCGGGCCATGACCCCGTGCTTGCTCCACAGCACGACATCGAAGATGCGCAGCCCATCGACGTTGGCCGCCATGAGCTCAGGTGAGCCCGGCATCATGAAATCGAGCACGCCAACGCCTTGTGGCAGGCTGATAATCGTCTCGGGTTCCCAGCGCAAGATCCGCCGGTTGAGCACGCCAGTGTTCCGGTAGGTCGGAATGTGGCTCAGGTAGGTCAGGTGCGGTGGTTGGGCGTGCACGATGGCTTGGAAGTGCAGGCCCTGACGCGAGACCTGGTCGTCGTGTACGGCCAGGTGTGAGTTCAACTCGCTGGTCAGTTTGTCGAACAGGCGACGTGGGGCGGTGTGCAGCGTGGCCGTCCGACCGCCGTCGTGGACCCGTACGGCGCCGACGTTCCCCAGTGGGTCTGTGCCGATCTGACGCAGCCGGCGACCGGAGCCGGTGACCAGCAAGGTGTGGCCGGCTAACGACGGGGCGGGTAGCGGCAGGTCGATCCGTTGCTGTGCGGGAAAAAAGCCTCGCAGATCGACCTCCCAGCCGATGAGGACAGACATGTTTCCGGCGCCGGCCTCGCTGGCGTCGATCTCGCAGATGCGGCTGCCGGCGACGCCCATCCCAGTCAGCAGATCGTCGAGCGAAGGAAGTGGTTTGTTTGTCGACATGCCGCAAGCGTGCGGCGGCCGGTGCGGTTCGCGGCAGGGCCAAAGGTCACGCGGCTGGGCGGCGGGCCGATGAGAGAGTCATGGTCCTGGGCGCGGGACGGGACGGCCCTCGCATGGCGGTTCGCGCACGCAGGTGTCGGTGCGGGTCGGGTCCCGCTTCGGCCTCACCGGCTTTGCGTGCTCGGCGGGATGCGGAAATCGCTCCCGCCTGTAGTGGTGTCGGCTCTTCTAATCGGGCTCAGTAAGGCCGTGATGCCCAATGGACGTCAACCCGTTGATCGCGTTTCGGCGAGTGGTGGCGGGGCGGTGAGGATGGTGTAGGTCACGACCGACACCGGCTTCGTCGTCGAACGGGCCAACGGCATCGGCGCCTCCGTGCCGGTCGCGACCTCATCCGCCCAGGGTCATCACCAGCACACTCCTATGTGGACGCTAGTGTCCAGGCGAGCGAGCACGACCTACCGCTACCGGGTCCGGGCCGCCGACCTGGGCATACCGTCGGAGTGGTCGAACGTCATCACCGTGACCACCCCGTGAACCACCTCCACGCCGGCGCCAGCCGTATCAGGCTGGCGCCGGCGCCGTGTCGCTCCCCGCCTGGCGGATGAGGTCTCGCCGGCGGGCGGGTCGGCGGCCCGGTGGCTGGACCGGCTCTTCGGTCAGAGGTGTCGCGGTCGGAATGGGGCGGGCCACCGGGGTGGCCGCGGTGAGGAGCACCGGCTCGCCGTGGTGCCACAGCCGCAGCGTGGCGTCGCCGTCGCTCGTGCGCAGCGAGTAAACAGCCTCGTGCGGGCGGACGGTCACCCGCAGACGCAGCCCTTGCCAGAGCAGGGAGAAGGCGAGCCGGTCGATCCGGCTGGGCAGCCGCGGTGCGAAGGACAGCATGCCGCCGTGGTCGCGCATGCCGCCCAGCCCGGCAACCAGCGCCAGCCACGCGCCCGCGAGGGAGGCGATGTGTACCCCGTCGCGGGTGTTGCGGTGCAGATCGTAGAGGTCCATCAGCGCAGCCTCGCCGATGTAGTCGTGCGCCAGCTCCAGGTGGCCGACCTCGGCGGCCAGGACGGCCTGAGTACAGGCGGACAGAGAGGAGTCGCGCACGGTGCGCCGTTCGTAGTAGGCGAAGTTGCGGGCCTTGTCTTCCGCGCTGAAGTCGTCGCCGCACCAGTGCATCGCCAGGACCAGGTCGGCCTGCTTGACCACCTGCGTGCGGTACAGGTC
This genomic stretch from Phytohabitans houttuyneae harbors:
- a CDS encoding HAD-IC family P-type ATPase codes for the protein MPGRRGRGRRLPARRHPHRHSQRRPPADRRGDCPAGWHRRRRRTDRGHRRPSGGDGRAGAGLTTGGAGRPARQPGYPEHKLRVVAALRRRGEVVAVTADGANNAPALKHVDIGVAMGACDTDVAREASVIVLLDDSFASIAAAVRLGRSVYHNIRKFLVYVFSSGTADTVLLLGLAKAEVSLITTVITSWSRSAGRDLAAIPPPPGTLVAAVVRDETPLAAGPGFRLRPGDELLIVSETAGEQEI
- a CDS encoding class II aldolase/adducin family protein, whose translation is MSTNKPLPSLDDLLTGMGVAGSRICEIDASEAGAGNMSVLIGWEVDLRGFFPAQQRIDLPLPAPSLAGHTLLVTGSGRRLRQIGTDPLGNVGAVRVHDGGRTATLHTAPRRLFDKLTSELNSHLAVHDDQVSRQGLHFQAIVHAQPPHLTYLSHIPTYRNTGVLNRRILRWEPETIISLPQGVGVLDFMMPGSPELMAANVDGLRIFDVVLWSKHGVMARSDHSITRAVDLIEYAETAARYEYMNLIAGSPAEGLTADEVKQIAATFGVTSPWID